One Betta splendens chromosome 5, fBetSpl5.4, whole genome shotgun sequence genomic window, TTAGCACGCGCCGGGCGCCGCGCGGCGGACACGTGCGCTCCACTCACTGGAGGTGCGTCCCCATCCGGTGATGTAGCACGGGTTGTTGTTGGGCAAAATCAGGTTAGCGGGAGGCAGAGACGCCAGCTGCACGTAAGCGTTGAGCGCGGCGTCGGAGGCGAGGCGCAGCAGGGCGATGTCGAACCTGAGGCGGAGGTGGGGGAGCGTGAGGCGCGTGTGTGGGGGCGGAGGTCCACGCGTGCTCTCTTACCCGTTGGACACTCGGCCGGAGTCCCACTTGGGGTGGATGTAAACGTTGCTGACCGTCATGATCTGCTCCCTGCCGCTGTTGGCGTTGAGGTCATGTTCGCCGAGAATCACACGCCACGTCCTGACGCTATAAGTACATATGAAGTAGTGAATAATCAGTGATGAAAAATACACAGTGTGGCGTTTAGCGCTTGTTTGAAGAGTCTTCTAATCAAAGGAATGAATCCTCTTCCGTGTGTGACAGTTATAAACGAGCCAATAAAAAGCATCCTCGTGTTGTTGACATTTAAAACCACTGAAATAAATCATCTGTGAGTCTCTGAGCAAAGATCAGGGTTGTTTGTACTTGGGTCTTATTAATCGGAGGCCGTGCAATAAAGCCACACAGCCACACGTTGCGTTTACCTGTCCACACAGTGAGCAGCGGTCATGACCCAGCGCCTCCCGACCAGGGACCCTCCACACGTGTGGTGGTAGCTGCCTCCAGACAGGTACTGGAGGGAGATCTGGGGGGAAACGTAAACGGCCGGGTCAAATCAGGGGCCGGACGCGTGGACGGAGGCCGACGCCGCTGCAGGCGTTACCTGCCAGGGCCAGGAGTTGGGCGCCGCCACCTCTCCACCCACGACCCTCGGCGCGACGTCCATGAGGAACCTGGGCTGCGGCTCAGCCAGCACTGCTTGCACCAAAAACGCAGGAGACAGTTACAGCTCGAAGGCATGATTTGCTTCCAcggaaagaaaagcagaaattgGGGCAGAGGGTGTTTGAGCAGATCACGCGGAGCTGCTGCGAGTTGACTACACCAGAAGCTGACTGGCTGACGGATGACTGAGAGTCAGCGAGCGACTGAGACAGAAGGAGATAAATATTGGATGTTGCACTTTTCTCACCCACGGCCGCCAGACTTGTCAACAGCAGAAACCTCAGCATGTCTGCACTGCGTCACGTCGTCGTTTCTGCGAGGCAccggcgccgcccgccgcctTTTATGCCGCCGCTTGACCTTCGGCGGCTGATTCAGACGCGCGTGGCCGCTCGCTCACCTGTGCCGAAGCCGGGGACGCACCTGTGGCCCGTCTCACGCGCCGCGTCGCCGCCAGCTGCCGAACACCTGCCGCGACCAGTGGAAAACGCTTCACGGCCGAGTGACACACGCACGGAGATTAGAACGTTACTCACAAATTTATTTAGGCTTACATATCATACACATCACAGCGGTTTCCCAGAAATGACTGGTTTATCTGTTGACAGTAGGAGCTGTTATTAAAGTTCCGACTAAAGTGAAGCACTGAGATAATACAGAAGACTGTGACATTTGAAGCTGGATCgcagtattttcattttacctgTAAATTATAGTGGTTTGTGACTGATTGCTTTGTGTTTAGATTGTACCTTACTCTAAGGGGCCACTTCATTATGTTTACCTGCACAGTCTAATTCAATCCAGTACAAACACTACGCATTTATAATGTCTTATATTTTAAGATGAAGCCTTCAAAAAGGTGCTAATTCTGCTGTGATCTATTATTCAGGAACGAAGCGCATGTTGTGACCACatcattcattttattcatgGCCCAAACATCACCAGCAAATTTAAACCTTGTAGTAGTCTAGTACTGGACGCACTATTCTACAGGTgtgctgtacctaataaagtggccagtgacaGGCAGCGCAGGGATCCAGTCCAACACTAGAGGGGGGTAAAGACCAACACAAGCAACACTCTcctccacatacacatactgtatggcaTAAAGCCACTTCATGTACGTTTTACAGGCGACGGGTGACGTGGGATTTCCTTTATAACCCGTTTCAGTTTGTGTAGTACTAAAATCGACAAGGAAACTAAGTGCGAGTCCATGTTCCCAACATGGGAGATTTAAATCCAGTGTGAGAACTGAGTTCAAGCagatttctctcctcttcttcgcTCTGACCTCTTTAACATTGAGCAGCAAAATCGTCGATGAATGAATTGATGGATTTCTGCAGAGAAAGtaagtaaaatataaatatattaatacttTGTTCCAAGCCATTTAATAGTTCTTAACTGGTCGCACTGATGTTCCCAACAATAGTTTCTTAGACAATAGAGAAGGTCTCTGGTGTGTCcattttttatataaacaaTCCTTAATTAGACAGGAACTCATTAAAACTGCATGGATTTTGGATTATTGCCTTATCAGGCTATTAAGGAGATAGCTGTGCTGGCTGGTAATTGAGCAGACCCCCTGACACACAGCAAGAAAAGGTCCTCACGCTCATGACTTCCTGATGAGCAGGGGCACCACAACCTTTCTGTCCCCATAGAGAAATTGTGGGGTGCACAGACCCCCCGTGGGAGGAACCCCAGCCCACCACCGCCCGACCTTTCCTGGCAACCATGAACCAAAGAGGGCGATCAAGCACGGGGAGAGGGATGTGCTAATTaaagatgtttgtttttgataCAGCTCCCCCTCATTAATGAACAGTCCATTTGGTTCCCATGAAGATGTCTCGCACGAGCAGGAAATTGAGGTCCCCAAAAAGAAATTAATGGGATGCACTGATTGGGTGTGCGATAGAAGGTCTGCAGTTATCACTGGGTAGCTGTTGATTATGCCAGTGTGGCATATATGAAAATCTGAACTTCTTTCCACAGAGATATTCAAACTCCAGCTAAGGACGTGCACAGTCGTTCTTTCCAGCATgttctcgctctccctctctctctctctctctccctctctctctttctccctctctctctccctctctctctttctccctctctctctccctctctctctctctctctctctctctctctctctctctctctctctctctctctctctcgtttgtGCGTGTGAGGCAGAAGTCCTGA contains:
- the LOC114856326 gene encoding elastase-1-like isoform X1, whose translation is MLRFLLLTSLAAVAVLAEPQPRFLMDVAPRVVGGEVAAPNSWPWQISLQYLSGGSYHHTCGGSLVGRRWVMTAAHCVDSVRTWRVILGEHDLNANSGREQIMTVSNVYIHPKWDSGRVSNGFDIALLRLASDAALNAYVQLASLPPANLILPNNNPCYITGWGRTSTGGPLSPQLKQASLPVVDHATCSRSDWWGSTVKTTMVCGGGGAEAGCNGDSGGPLNCQYNGKYYAYGIASFVSGMGCDTYKKPTVFTRVSAYIDWMNSIMA
- the LOC114856326 gene encoding elastase-1-like isoform X2; this translates as MLRFLLLTSLAAVVLAEPQPRFLMDVAPRVVGGEVAAPNSWPWQISLQYLSGGSYHHTCGGSLVGRRWVMTAAHCVDSVRTWRVILGEHDLNANSGREQIMTVSNVYIHPKWDSGRVSNGFDIALLRLASDAALNAYVQLASLPPANLILPNNNPCYITGWGRTSTGGPLSPQLKQASLPVVDHATCSRSDWWGSTVKTTMVCGGGGAEAGCNGDSGGPLNCQYNGKYYAYGIASFVSGMGCDTYKKPTVFTRVSAYIDWMNSIMA